In Pleurocapsa sp. PCC 7319, the following are encoded in one genomic region:
- the crtD gene encoding C-3',4' desaturase CrtD produces MVIELRTPSTNTPESKQKSRVIVVGAGIGGLTAGALLAKRGYQVKIFDQAIVPGGCASTFKRRGFTFDVGATQVAGLETGGIHERIFQELNIKPPTATYCDPACAVFLPGESQPINVWRDPDKWRQERQRQFPGSEPFWNLLSHLFKASWRFQGRDPVLPPRNLWDLWQLVSAVRPDTLITVPFALMTVGDALKLYGLHQDRRLKTFLDLQLKLYSQVGADETALLYAATALAVSQAPQGLFHLQGSMQVLSDRLVEGLEKYGGKLLMRHSVEQIHTKSGKVTGVSICNQKTGATWTEEADQVVANVTAQNLVKLTAQEKSFNNYQRRVDKLTQPSGAFVVYLGVKREAIPADCSPHLQFLYNQDEVIGENNSLFVSVSKPGDGRAPEGQATIIASSFTDVDLWWQEDEQIYAQIKQKYTDEAIARLGKYFNLTSENIIYTEAATPRTFAQYTARAKGIVGGLGQRISTFGPFGFANRTPVKNLWLVGDSTHPGEGTAGVSYSALTVTRQIEAGNQALS; encoded by the coding sequence ATGGTAATTGAACTCCGTACACCCTCCACAAATACTCCAGAAAGTAAGCAAAAATCCCGAGTAATAGTTGTAGGAGCGGGTATTGGAGGTTTAACAGCAGGAGCGCTGCTAGCCAAGCGGGGTTATCAGGTAAAGATTTTCGATCAAGCTATTGTACCTGGGGGATGTGCTTCTACTTTTAAAAGACGGGGTTTTACTTTTGACGTGGGAGCAACTCAAGTGGCAGGTTTAGAGACTGGGGGAATACATGAGCGTATTTTTCAAGAGTTAAATATTAAACCACCTACTGCTACTTACTGCGATCCTGCTTGTGCTGTTTTTTTACCAGGAGAATCTCAGCCAATTAACGTTTGGCGCGATCCTGATAAGTGGCGGCAAGAAAGGCAAAGACAGTTCCCTGGTAGTGAGCCATTTTGGAATTTATTAAGTCATTTATTTAAAGCTAGCTGGCGCTTTCAAGGACGAGACCCTGTGTTACCCCCTCGTAATCTTTGGGATTTGTGGCAATTAGTCTCGGCAGTTAGACCAGATACTCTGATTACCGTGCCTTTTGCTTTAATGACCGTTGGTGATGCCCTGAAGCTATACGGCTTACATCAAGATCGACGACTTAAAACCTTTCTCGATCTTCAGTTGAAGCTCTATTCTCAAGTAGGAGCAGACGAAACAGCTCTACTATATGCAGCAACTGCGTTAGCAGTTTCCCAAGCACCTCAAGGCTTATTTCATCTTCAAGGAAGTATGCAGGTATTGAGCGATCGCCTGGTGGAGGGATTAGAAAAATATGGTGGTAAATTGTTGATGCGTCATAGTGTTGAACAAATCCACACAAAATCGGGAAAGGTTACAGGGGTAAGTATCTGTAACCAAAAAACTGGAGCAACTTGGACAGAAGAAGCCGATCAAGTAGTAGCGAATGTTACAGCTCAGAATCTAGTTAAGCTAACAGCTCAAGAGAAATCATTTAACAACTATCAACGTCGAGTAGATAAACTGACTCAACCATCAGGAGCTTTTGTAGTTTATCTAGGAGTAAAACGAGAGGCTATTCCCGCAGATTGTTCACCCCATCTACAATTTCTCTATAATCAGGATGAAGTCATTGGCGAAAATAATTCTCTGTTTGTTTCGGTCAGTAAACCAGGAGATGGACGCGCTCCAGAAGGGCAGGCAACCATCATTGCTTCTTCCTTTACCGATGTCGATTTGTGGTGGCAGGAAGATGAGCAAATCTATGCCCAGATTAAACAAAAGTATACTGATGAGGCGATCGCTCGTTTAGGGAAATATTTTAATCTCACTTCTGAAAATATTATCTATACAGAAGCAGCAACTCCTAGAACTTTTGCTCAATACACTGCTAGAGCCAAGGGCATTGTCGGTGGATTAGGACAACGCATATCTACTTTTGGTCCTTTTGGTTTTGCTAATCGTACTCCAGTAAAAAATCTTTGGTTAGTAGGAGATTCCACTCACCCAGGAGAGGGAACTGCGGGAGTTAGTTACTCTGCATTAACAGTTACTAGACAAATTGAAGCAGGGAATCAAGCTCTCAGTTAA
- a CDS encoding YggT family protein produces MNLVITSLISFLQIYWVLLIVRILLSWFQTAEWAGQIISFLSPITDPYLNIFRSIIPPLGGIDISAILALILLQFVQSSLASFSAASFAGGF; encoded by the coding sequence ATGAATTTAGTAATTACTAGTCTTATTAGCTTTTTGCAAATCTATTGGGTGTTATTGATCGTCAGAATTTTGCTGTCTTGGTTTCAGACTGCTGAATGGGCAGGTCAAATTATTTCTTTCCTAAGCCCAATTACCGATCCTTATCTAAATATCTTTCGTTCGATCATCCCACCATTAGGCGGGATTGATATTTCAGCTATTTTGGCACTAATCCTACTGCAATTTGTTCAAAGTTCTTTGGCATCTTTTTCTGCGGCATCTTTTGCCGGTGGATTTTAA